Proteins encoded together in one Macadamia integrifolia cultivar HAES 741 unplaced genomic scaffold, SCU_Mint_v3 scaffold402, whole genome shotgun sequence window:
- the LOC122068490 gene encoding pentatricopeptide repeat-containing protein At1g31920, whose protein sequence is MMIRTPIQQQTHLIIAQEDPLQSPDLVRLKEKECLSLLQSCKSSEQFKQVHAQFLKLGLNGDPRRSGSLVAACALSDWGNMDYACSIFRQIEEPGIFEFNTIIRGHVKDMDFQTALLLYGKMLERGIEPDNFTYPSLLKACAHLSAVEGLQIHGHVFKLGFESDMFVQNSLINMYGKCGEVKHSFRVFEKMDGRSGASWGALIASHSSLGLWSECLRLFGDMSSEGCWRANERTLVSALSSCTHLGALDLGRCTHGYLLRNISVFNVIVETSLIDMYVKCGSLEKGLSIFHKMPNKNQLSYSVMISGLAIHGRGKEALSVFSDMLEEGLKPDAVIYVGLLTACSHAGLVSEGRRCFDRMRLEHHIEPTIQHYGCTIDLLGRAGLLDEAYDLIKSMPMEPNDVVWRCLLSACRVYQNLELAKIAGGKLFQLDQHNAGDYVLLSNIYAQAHQWEDMARMRKDLAQRALTQTPGFSAVEVKRKVHKFVSQDKSHPDSDAVYEMIHQMEWQLRFKGYIPDTSQVLLDVNEEEKKQQLSFHSQKLAIAFALIHTSHGSTIRVVKNLRMCSDCHTYTKLISKIFERSIIVRDRNRFHHFQDGTCSCSDYW, encoded by the coding sequence ATGATGATTAGGACACCAATCCAGCAGCAGACCCATCTTATTATAGCACAAGAGGATCCTTTACAGAGCCCAGATTTAGTGAGGTTAAAGGAGAAAGAATGCCTCTCCCTGTTGCAGAGTTGCAAGAGTAGTGAACAATTCAAGCAGGTTCATGCTCAATTCCTCAAGTTGGGCTTAAATGGGGACCCTCGCCGATCAGGCAGCCTTGTCGCCGCCTGTGCTTTATCAGATTGGGGAAACATGGACTATGCCTGCTCAATCTTCAGGCAAATCGAAGAACCGGGTATATTCGAATTCAACACCATTATTAGGGGTCATGTAAAGGATATGGATTTTCAAACTGCCCTTCTCTTGTATGGGAAAATGCTAGAAAGAGGCATAGAACCAGACAACTTCACATACCCATCTCTTCTCAAGGCTTGTGCTCATTTGTCAGCAGTAGAAGGACTTCAGATCCATGGGCATGTCTTTAAGTTGGGATTTGAATCTGATATGTTTGTGCAGAACAGCTTGATTAATATGTATGGGAAGTGTGGGGAGGTGAAGCACTCATTTAGAGTTTTTGAGAAGATGGATGGGAGAAGTGGGGCTTCCTGGGGTGCCCTTATTGCTTCTCATTCTAGCTTGGGGTTGTGGAGTGAGTGCCTAAGGCTGTTTGGAGATATGAGCAGTGAGGGTTGTTGGAGGGCTAATGAGAGAACATTAGTCAGTGCACTCTCCTCATGTACTCATTTGGGTGCTTTAGATCTAGGGAGGTGCACACATGGGTATCTGTTGAGGAACATTAGTGTATTCAATGTTATAGTAGAAACTTCTTTGATAGACATGTATGTCAAATGTGGATCTCTGGAGAAGGGTTTATCTATCTTTCACAAGATGCCCAACAAGAATCAGTTGTCCTATAGTGTAATGATCTCGGGGCTCGCCATACACGGGCGCGGTAAGGAGGCTCTAAGTGTCTTCTCGGACATGCTTGAAGAAGGATTAAAACCAGATGCTGTCATCTATGTGGGTTTGCTTACTGCATGCAGTCATGCAGGTCTTGTGTCGGAGGGTCGCCGATGTTTCGATAGGATGAGACTCGAGCATCACATAGAACCAACAATTCAGCATTATGGATGCACGATAGACCTTTTGGGTCGTGCAGGGTTGCTCGATGAAGCATATGATCTCATCAAGAGCATGCCAATGGAGCCAAATGATGTTGTGTGGCGTTGCTTGCTTAGTGCCTGTAGAGTTTATCAGAACCTGGAATTAGCAAAAATTGCAGGTGGGAAGCTTTTCCAGTTAGATCAACATAATGCTGGTGATTATGTACTTCTATCAAACATCTATGCACAGGCTCACCAGTGGGAAGACATGGCAAGGATGAGGAAAGACCTGGCTCAGAGGGCCTTGACACAGACTCCAGGGTTTAGCGCCGTAGAGGTGAAGAGGAAGGTGCACAAGTTCGTATCACAGGACAAGTCGCACCCCGACAGTGATGCTGTGTATGAGATGATTCACCAGATGGAGTGGCAGCTAAGGTTTAAAGGTTACATCCCAGACACTTCCCAAGTTCTCTTAGATGTCaatgaagaggagaagaagcaaCAACTAAGTTTCCACAGTCAAAAGCTGGCCATTGCCTTCGCCCTCATACATACAAGCCACGGTTCGACAATTAGAGTTGTTAAAAATCTCCGGATGTGTAGTGATTGTCACACATATACTAAATTGATTTCCAAGATCTTTGAGAGATCAATTATTGTCAGAGATCGAAATCGATTCCACCATTTTCAGGATGGAACTTGTTCTTGTAGTGACTACTGGTAA
- the LOC122068502 gene encoding phosphomevalonate kinase, peroxisomal-like isoform X1: MTVRHLHLNSVVRIGYCCSFRVASAPGKVLMTGGYLILERPNAGLVLSTNARFYAIVKPIYEAVSPHRWTWAWIDVKLTSPQLCRESMYKMSLKNLTLQCVSSRELSNPFVEQAIQYTVATAHAVFADKSKKDVLCNLLLRGLDITILGSNDFYSYRNQIEAQGLPLTPESLASLPPFSAITSNVDGLNGEKFKPEVAKTGLGSSAAMTTAVVAALLQYLGVVNLPVPTNTLCQGKTGTEILDLVHVVAQSAHCIAQGKVGSGFDVSAAVYGSQRYVRFSPEVLSSAQVAVKGKPLQEVITDVIKGNWDHQKTKFSLPPLMNLLLGEPGTGGSSTPSMVGAVKKWQISEPQKAQDTWRRLTEGNSKLELQLSMLSKLAEEHWDTYKYVLNKCSEYKCGQWMKQAADPCGQAIVNALLRARDAVLDIRLHMRQMGEAAGVPIEPKSQTQLLDTTMNMEGVLLAGVPGAGGFDAIFAVTLGDSSRFVTKLWTSLGVLSLLVREDPHGVSLESGDPRAIEISSGISSIHIA, translated from the exons ATGACAGT AAGACACTTGCATCTGAATTCGGTTGTTCGTATTGGTTATTGTTGTTCTTTCAGAGTTGCATCCGCCCCTGGCAAGGTTTTGATGACTGGGGGCTACCTTATCTTGGAGAGACCAAATGCTGGCCTTGTCCTCAGCACAAACGCTCGTTTCTACGCAATCGTGAAGCCAATTTATGAAGCTGTCAGTCCTCACAGATGGACATGG GCATGGATAGATGTGAAGTTGACATCTCCTCAACTCTGTAGAGAAAGCATGTACAAAATGTCTCTTAAGAACTTGACCCTTCAGTGTGTCTCTTCAAG GGAGTTAAGCAACCCTTTCGTAGAACAAGCAATACAATACACTGTGGCAACTGCGCATGCAGTATTTGCTGACAAAAGTAAGAAGGATGTGCTATGCAATCTACTCTTGCGAG GTCTTGATATTACGATCTTAGGTTCCAACGATTTCTATTCATACCGTAACCAG ATTGAGGCACAGGGACTCCCCTTGACACCAGAATCATTGGCCTCCCTTCCACCTTTTTCAGCAATTACTTCTAATGTAGATGGCTTAAACGGGGAAAAGTTTAAACCTGAAGTTGCGAAAACAGGGTTGGGATCATCTGCAGCAATGACAACTGCTGTGGTTGCAGCTTTGCTTCAATACCTTGGAGTTGTTAATCTCCCAGTTCCAACTAATACTCTATGCCAAGGAAAGACTGGAACCGAGATTCTTGATTTGGTGCATGTGGTAGCCCAGAGTGCTCATTGTATTGCACAAGGGAAGGTTGGCAGTGGGTTTGATGTCAGTGCTGCAGTCTATGGCAGTCAACGCTATGTTCGTTTTTCACCAGAAGTACTTTCTTCTGCCcag GTTGCTGTCAAAGGAAAGCCATTGCAAGAGGTCATCACTGATGTTATAAAAGGAAATTGGGATCATCAGAAGACTAAGTTCTCCTTACCACCATTGATGAATCTT CTTTTAGGTGAGCCAGGAACAGGAGGATCATCAACACCATCAATGGTAGGTGCTGTTAAGAAGTGGCAAATATCTGAACCTCAAAAGGCCCAAGATACATGGAGAAGATTAACAGAAGGGAACTCAAAACTCGAACTACAACTCAGTATGTTGAGTAAATTGGCAGAAGAGCACTGGGATACCTACAAATATGTTCTCAACAAGTGCAGTGAGTATAAGTGTGGGCAG TGGATGAAGCAAGCCGCTGATCCATGTGGACAAGCAATTGTTAATGCTTTGTTAAGAGCAAGAGATGCTGTTCTTGATATCAGATTACATATGCGTCAAATGGGTGAAGCTGCAGGTGTTCCG ATAGAGCCCAAATCACAAACTCAGCTTCTGGATACCACGATGAATATGGAAGGGGTTCTGCTGGCTGGAGTTCCTGGAGCAGGTGGCTTTGATGCAATTTTTGCTGTAACTTTAGGCGACTCCAGCCGCTTTGTCACTAAATTGTGGACTTCACTTGGTGTTCTATCACTGCTAGTGAGAGAAGATCCTCATGGTGTTTCTTTAGAAAGTGGAGATCCACGAGCTATTGAAATCTCATCAGGCATTTCTTCCATACATATTGCATAA
- the LOC122068502 gene encoding phosphomevalonate kinase, peroxisomal-like isoform X2, with product MTVVASAPGKVLMTGGYLILERPNAGLVLSTNARFYAIVKPIYEAVSPHRWTWAWIDVKLTSPQLCRESMYKMSLKNLTLQCVSSRELSNPFVEQAIQYTVATAHAVFADKSKKDVLCNLLLRGLDITILGSNDFYSYRNQIEAQGLPLTPESLASLPPFSAITSNVDGLNGEKFKPEVAKTGLGSSAAMTTAVVAALLQYLGVVNLPVPTNTLCQGKTGTEILDLVHVVAQSAHCIAQGKVGSGFDVSAAVYGSQRYVRFSPEVLSSAQVAVKGKPLQEVITDVIKGNWDHQKTKFSLPPLMNLLLGEPGTGGSSTPSMVGAVKKWQISEPQKAQDTWRRLTEGNSKLELQLSMLSKLAEEHWDTYKYVLNKCSEYKCGQWMKQAADPCGQAIVNALLRARDAVLDIRLHMRQMGEAAGVPIEPKSQTQLLDTTMNMEGVLLAGVPGAGGFDAIFAVTLGDSSRFVTKLWTSLGVLSLLVREDPHGVSLESGDPRAIEISSGISSIHIA from the exons ATGACAGT AGTTGCATCCGCCCCTGGCAAGGTTTTGATGACTGGGGGCTACCTTATCTTGGAGAGACCAAATGCTGGCCTTGTCCTCAGCACAAACGCTCGTTTCTACGCAATCGTGAAGCCAATTTATGAAGCTGTCAGTCCTCACAGATGGACATGG GCATGGATAGATGTGAAGTTGACATCTCCTCAACTCTGTAGAGAAAGCATGTACAAAATGTCTCTTAAGAACTTGACCCTTCAGTGTGTCTCTTCAAG GGAGTTAAGCAACCCTTTCGTAGAACAAGCAATACAATACACTGTGGCAACTGCGCATGCAGTATTTGCTGACAAAAGTAAGAAGGATGTGCTATGCAATCTACTCTTGCGAG GTCTTGATATTACGATCTTAGGTTCCAACGATTTCTATTCATACCGTAACCAG ATTGAGGCACAGGGACTCCCCTTGACACCAGAATCATTGGCCTCCCTTCCACCTTTTTCAGCAATTACTTCTAATGTAGATGGCTTAAACGGGGAAAAGTTTAAACCTGAAGTTGCGAAAACAGGGTTGGGATCATCTGCAGCAATGACAACTGCTGTGGTTGCAGCTTTGCTTCAATACCTTGGAGTTGTTAATCTCCCAGTTCCAACTAATACTCTATGCCAAGGAAAGACTGGAACCGAGATTCTTGATTTGGTGCATGTGGTAGCCCAGAGTGCTCATTGTATTGCACAAGGGAAGGTTGGCAGTGGGTTTGATGTCAGTGCTGCAGTCTATGGCAGTCAACGCTATGTTCGTTTTTCACCAGAAGTACTTTCTTCTGCCcag GTTGCTGTCAAAGGAAAGCCATTGCAAGAGGTCATCACTGATGTTATAAAAGGAAATTGGGATCATCAGAAGACTAAGTTCTCCTTACCACCATTGATGAATCTT CTTTTAGGTGAGCCAGGAACAGGAGGATCATCAACACCATCAATGGTAGGTGCTGTTAAGAAGTGGCAAATATCTGAACCTCAAAAGGCCCAAGATACATGGAGAAGATTAACAGAAGGGAACTCAAAACTCGAACTACAACTCAGTATGTTGAGTAAATTGGCAGAAGAGCACTGGGATACCTACAAATATGTTCTCAACAAGTGCAGTGAGTATAAGTGTGGGCAG TGGATGAAGCAAGCCGCTGATCCATGTGGACAAGCAATTGTTAATGCTTTGTTAAGAGCAAGAGATGCTGTTCTTGATATCAGATTACATATGCGTCAAATGGGTGAAGCTGCAGGTGTTCCG ATAGAGCCCAAATCACAAACTCAGCTTCTGGATACCACGATGAATATGGAAGGGGTTCTGCTGGCTGGAGTTCCTGGAGCAGGTGGCTTTGATGCAATTTTTGCTGTAACTTTAGGCGACTCCAGCCGCTTTGTCACTAAATTGTGGACTTCACTTGGTGTTCTATCACTGCTAGTGAGAGAAGATCCTCATGGTGTTTCTTTAGAAAGTGGAGATCCACGAGCTATTGAAATCTCATCAGGCATTTCTTCCATACATATTGCATAA